One window of the Candidatus Wolbachia massiliensis genome contains the following:
- a CDS encoding GPW/gp25 family protein: protein MRGMSAKTGKALEGIEHLKQSIIDILTTPIGSRIMRRDYGSRLFELVDKPVNRDFELEIYAATAEALGKWEKRFRLEKVKITEVKEGKVTIFLSGIYLANGKNINFEGIIV from the coding sequence ATGCGAGGTATGAGTGCTAAAACAGGCAAAGCGCTAGAAGGAATAGAGCATTTAAAGCAATCAATAATAGATATATTAACCACTCCGATAGGCAGCAGAATTATGAGACGAGATTATGGATCAAGATTATTTGAATTAGTGGATAAACCAGTGAATCGTGACTTTGAATTAGAAATTTACGCAGCAACGGCGGAAGCACTGGGCAAATGGGAAAAAAGATTTAGATTAGAAAAAGTGAAGATTACAGAAGTAAAAGAAGGGAAAGTTACAATTTTTTTAAGTGGTATTTATCTAGCAAATGGTAAAAATATTAATTTTGAAGGAATTATAGTATAA
- a CDS encoding baseplate J/gp47 family protein: MKEELVRRDANFTALEESDPAIKILEGAALRELLLRQRINEAAKSNVLKFATGNDLDNLAEFYGIERQEGEEDERFRKRIKAKIVAGGSKEHYRYHALSADSRVKDALVESPMPGSVRISVLSTELSTTSEELLNIVRERVNQDTIRVLTDTITVVGCNIIKIDIHSKISIKNPDIIETAKKQFIEKFELAKRLGWNVTRSWIIANLFVEGVENVELIEPKEDVVVLGNECAVLGHVQLEGSEAYFFT; encoded by the coding sequence ATGAAAGAAGAATTAGTGAGACGTGATGCAAATTTTACAGCATTAGAAGAAAGTGATCCAGCGATAAAGATTTTGGAAGGAGCAGCTTTGAGAGAATTATTACTACGACAAAGAATAAATGAAGCAGCAAAAAGCAATGTACTAAAATTTGCAACAGGAAATGATCTTGATAATTTAGCTGAATTTTATGGAATAGAAAGGCAAGAAGGAGAGGAGGATGAACGTTTCAGAAAAAGAATCAAGGCAAAAATAGTAGCTGGTGGAAGTAAGGAACACTATCGTTATCATGCACTGTCAGCTGATAGTAGAGTAAAGGATGCACTAGTTGAATCACCAATGCCAGGAAGTGTGAGGATTTCGGTGTTATCAACAGAGTTATCAACAACTTCAGAAGAATTACTTAACATAGTAAGAGAGAGGGTTAATCAAGACACCATAAGGGTTTTGACCGATACAATAACGGTAGTTGGTTGCAATATTATAAAAATAGATATCCACAGCAAAATTAGCATTAAAAATCCAGATATAATTGAAACTGCGAAAAAGCAATTTATAGAAAAATTTGAGTTAGCAAAAAGGTTGGGATGGAATGTAACAAGATCGTGGATAATAGCTAATTTGTTTGTAGAAGGTGTAGAAAATGTGGAATTAATAGAGCCAAAAGAAGATGTAGTTGTACTGGGGAATGAGTGTGCTGTTCTCGGTCATGTTCAATTGGAGGGATCTGAAGCGTATTTTTTTACTTGA
- the petA gene encoding ubiquinol-cytochrome c reductase iron-sulfur subunit, whose protein sequence is MGKKLTRNKKSLVDKEDKKAPSVNDLTKNKSRRDFITLTTCAMAGIGAASGLWPLVKSMNPSAEVLAMSTVEVNLSDIQEGQEKKVKWQGKPIFIRRRTKQEIEAARAVDIEDLRDPESDEQRVCKGRDEWLIMIGICTHLGCVPIDHATKDGNGWFCPCHGSYYDTSGRVIGGPAPKNMAVPDYFFQSENVVVIGKKA, encoded by the coding sequence ATGGGCAAAAAATTAACAAGAAATAAAAAATCACTGGTGGACAAGGAGGATAAAAAAGCACCTTCTGTTAACGATCTTACTAAAAATAAGAGTAGGAGAGATTTTATAACACTAACCACATGTGCTATGGCGGGTATAGGAGCTGCAAGTGGGCTTTGGCCGTTGGTTAAGTCCATGAATCCTTCTGCTGAAGTCTTAGCGATGTCTACAGTTGAGGTTAATTTATCTGACATTCAAGAAGGACAAGAGAAAAAAGTAAAATGGCAAGGTAAGCCAATATTTATTCGCAGACGTACAAAGCAAGAAATTGAAGCTGCGAGAGCTGTGGATATAGAGGATTTGAGGGACCCTGAGTCAGATGAGCAAAGGGTATGCAAAGGAAGAGATGAATGGTTAATTATGATTGGGATATGTACCCATCTTGGGTGTGTACCGATTGATCACGCTACAAAAGACGGCAACGGCTGGTTCTGCCCTTGCCACGGTTCATATTATGACACATCAGGCCGGGTAATTGGGGGCCCTGCACCAAAAAATATGGCTGTACCTGATTATTTTTTCCAAAGTGAAAATGTTGTGGTAATTGGCAAGAAAGCTTAA
- the gyrA gene encoding DNA topoisomerase (ATP-hydrolyzing) subunit A yields the protein MQDNIVPISIVKELEDSYLSYAMSVIISRAIPDVRDGFKPVHRRILYAMSRAGYDAGKPYKKAARIVGDVMGKYHPHGDMAIYDSLVRMAQDFSLLLPLIDGQGNFGSIDGDPPASMRYTEARLQRVSHFLLNDIDEDTVDFRPNYDGNETEPVVLPAEFPNLLVNGASGVAVGMATNIPSHNLGEVIDACVLYVDNPEVTLDELLEVVPGPDFPTGGMILGRSGIRSAFATGRGSIVMQGKTHIEDLPQDRQAIVIDEIPYQVNKVKLIEKIGELVKEKKIDGITEIRDESDKSGIRVVIDLRKNTVADFILNQILGLTPLRSSFSVNTLVLNNNRPALMSLKEIIAAFVDFRKEVLIRRTEFRLRKTREKAHIYIGLYIAVLSIDEVIKIIRGAKDPEEASKELLNKEWKTSAEINTIIGLISDSTSFLKDGVYRLTELQTKAILDMKLQRLTGLEKNKLEAELNSMINLIKEYIAFLGSEEKLMQEIKNNLQEIKNRFAVPRKTAIEESDTDIEAEDLIPQEDMVVTVTMNGYIKRVKLSHYRTQRRGGKGKLGQGLKEEDVITKLFVGNTHTSLLFFSNIGRVYRLKVYKLPLAEPTARGRALVNIFPLADGETITNIMPLPSENDENQNIVFATAHGNIRRNSLADFHYIPSNGKIAIKLDEGDKLISVKVCNEIDHVLLSTMLGKSIRFVVSDVRQFKSRNSDGVRGIKLAKNDSVISMTILNGIGIVTETKELYLKVPLAKRLEVATNNAIDSKLEKTLSDLGVNNELFLELAVNEEFILTITENGFGKRTSAYEYRVTNRGGVGITNILTTSRNGNVVASFPVEQGDNIMLITDKGKLIRISVNDIRITGRSTQGVTLFKTESREKVVSVAKIEDPGSTEDSISEVGHSISSEL from the coding sequence ATGCAAGACAATATAGTACCAATCTCAATAGTAAAAGAGCTGGAAGATTCTTACCTCTCCTACGCAATGAGTGTAATTATAAGCCGGGCTATACCTGACGTACGGGATGGATTTAAACCTGTTCATAGGCGTATATTATATGCAATGTCAAGAGCAGGATATGATGCTGGTAAGCCATATAAAAAAGCAGCTCGTATAGTCGGGGATGTAATGGGGAAATATCACCCACACGGTGATATGGCTATTTACGATTCCTTGGTCAGAATGGCCCAAGATTTTTCTCTTCTTTTACCGCTCATTGACGGGCAAGGTAACTTTGGTTCGATAGACGGAGATCCACCAGCTTCAATGCGATACACAGAAGCAAGACTTCAAAGAGTGTCACATTTTTTACTTAATGATATTGATGAAGATACAGTTGATTTTAGGCCAAACTATGATGGAAATGAAACAGAGCCTGTTGTACTGCCTGCAGAGTTTCCAAACCTACTGGTAAATGGTGCAAGTGGTGTTGCAGTTGGTATGGCAACTAATATTCCCTCTCACAATCTTGGAGAAGTAATTGATGCCTGTGTGTTATATGTAGACAATCCCGAAGTAACCTTAGATGAATTGCTTGAAGTAGTACCAGGACCGGATTTCCCAACCGGTGGGATGATTCTTGGCAGGTCTGGAATAAGATCAGCATTTGCCACAGGTCGAGGTTCAATTGTTATGCAAGGTAAAACTCATATAGAGGATCTGCCACAAGATAGGCAAGCAATAGTTATTGATGAAATACCCTATCAGGTAAATAAAGTAAAATTAATTGAGAAAATAGGTGAGCTTGTAAAAGAAAAGAAAATTGATGGCATAACGGAAATTAGGGATGAGTCCGATAAGTCCGGCATTAGGGTAGTTATTGATCTTAGAAAAAATACTGTAGCAGATTTTATACTGAATCAAATATTGGGACTTACTCCTTTAAGAAGTAGCTTCAGTGTTAATACTTTAGTCCTAAACAACAACAGACCTGCTTTGATGTCGCTGAAAGAAATCATAGCTGCTTTTGTTGATTTTAGAAAAGAAGTATTAATTAGAAGAACAGAATTTCGTTTAAGAAAAACAAGAGAAAAAGCTCATATATACATAGGGCTCTACATTGCAGTCTTAAGCATAGATGAAGTAATAAAAATTATTCGCGGTGCAAAAGATCCTGAAGAAGCAAGCAAAGAGCTTTTAAATAAAGAATGGAAAACTTCAGCTGAAATAAACACAATTATTGGATTAATTTCAGATAGCACAAGCTTTTTAAAAGATGGGGTGTATAGATTAACTGAGTTGCAAACAAAAGCTATTCTTGACATGAAATTGCAACGTTTAACAGGCCTTGAAAAAAACAAATTGGAAGCTGAGCTAAATTCAATGATCAACCTGATAAAAGAATATATCGCTTTTCTTGGCTCAGAAGAGAAATTGATGCAAGAAATAAAAAATAATTTACAAGAAATAAAGAACAGATTTGCCGTACCGCGAAAAACTGCAATAGAAGAATCGGACACAGACATTGAAGCTGAAGATTTAATTCCACAAGAGGATATGGTGGTAACCGTAACTATGAATGGCTATATTAAGCGTGTGAAGCTTTCTCATTATAGAACTCAGCGTCGTGGCGGAAAAGGAAAGCTGGGACAAGGGTTAAAGGAAGAGGATGTAATCACAAAATTATTTGTTGGAAATACTCACACTAGCCTCTTATTCTTTTCTAATATCGGCCGAGTCTATAGATTAAAAGTTTATAAATTGCCCCTCGCAGAACCAACTGCACGTGGAAGAGCGCTTGTTAACATCTTTCCTCTTGCTGATGGTGAAACTATAACTAATATTATGCCGTTGCCGAGTGAGAATGATGAAAATCAAAATATAGTTTTTGCTACTGCTCACGGTAACATAAGACGTAATTCTCTAGCGGACTTTCACTATATTCCAAGCAATGGAAAAATAGCAATAAAGCTTGATGAAGGAGATAAATTGATATCGGTTAAGGTATGTAACGAAATCGACCATGTTTTACTCTCAACAATGCTTGGGAAGAGTATAAGATTTGTCGTAAGTGATGTGCGTCAATTTAAAAGCCGCAATTCAGATGGTGTAAGAGGTATCAAACTTGCCAAGAATGACAGCGTGATATCTATGACCATACTGAACGGTATAGGTATCGTAACAGAAACAAAAGAACTTTACTTGAAAGTTCCGCTTGCAAAAAGGTTGGAGGTTGCAACCAATAATGCCATTGATTCTAAATTAGAAAAGACTTTGAGTGATTTGGGAGTAAATAATGAATTATTTTTAGAACTTGCAGTGAATGAGGAGTTTATATTGACTATTACCGAGAATGGCTTTGGTAAAAGAACTTCTGCATATGAGTACCGGGTAACCAATAGGGGTGGTGTTGGTATTACTAATATTCTTACTACCAGCAGAAACGGCAATGTTGTTGCTAGTTTTCCAGTCGAACAGGGTGACAACATAATGCTTATTACAGATAAAGGAAAATTAATTCGCATTTCAGTAAATGATATCAGGATTACAGGGCGTAGCACTCAGGGAGTCACTTTGTTTAAAACAGAAAGTAGAGAAAAGGTGGTGTCAGTAGCAAAAATTGAAGATCCAGGTTCTACTGAAGATAGCATTTCTGAAGTTGGACACTCTATATCTTCTGAACTTTAG
- a CDS encoding transposase family protein produces MSLNYHKVNKHPRNFRDITGLKIEEFEKIVKKVRPEWEKLEKQKKRHGRTAKLPTLEDKMLCVILYYRTYITHRFLGCLFNLHNANICRLLKKIEPLLAKKITIKKDRTLTPERILKVLADVTEQQIQQPKESKKRKRSYSGKKKMTTMKTEIVIEESGQILSVSRSYRGKIHDFRIRKQEKLLPTDSIKHADSGYQGWQKLQSNVVIPYKKYRKKLLTEEQKEHNRELASFRMRVENKIRELKIFKILSYVYRNFQKKYNMRFNIIAGLVNLRHGF; encoded by the coding sequence ATGAGTCTAAATTACCATAAAGTAAATAAACACCCAAGAAATTTTCGAGATATAACGGGATTGAAAATAGAAGAATTCGAAAAAATTGTTAAAAAAGTAAGGCCAGAGTGGGAAAAGCTTGAAAAACAGAAAAAGCGCCACGGAAGAACTGCTAAATTACCAACGCTGGAAGATAAAATGCTGTGCGTAATTTTGTATTATCGGACCTACATAACCCACAGATTTTTGGGCTGCCTTTTCAATTTACATAATGCAAATATTTGCCGACTTTTGAAGAAAATAGAGCCGCTACTGGCCAAAAAAATTACCATAAAAAAGGACAGAACCCTAACTCCAGAGAGGATTTTGAAGGTACTGGCAGATGTTACAGAACAGCAGATACAGCAGCCAAAAGAAAGCAAAAAACGTAAGAGATCTTACTCAGGAAAGAAAAAAATGACGACTATGAAAACAGAAATTGTGATCGAAGAAAGTGGGCAAATTCTATCGGTTTCAAGATCTTACCGTGGGAAAATTCACGATTTTCGGATAAGAAAACAGGAGAAATTGCTGCCTACGGACAGTATAAAGCATGCTGATTCTGGCTATCAGGGATGGCAAAAGTTGCAAAGTAATGTTGTGATACCATACAAAAAATACCGAAAAAAGCTACTAACTGAGGAGCAAAAGGAGCACAACCGAGAGTTGGCATCATTTAGAATGAGGGTCGAAAATAAGATACGAGAATTGAAAATATTCAAGATTTTGTCGTACGTTTACCGCAACTTTCAGAAAAAATATAACATGAGATTTAACATAATAGCTGGTCTCGTGAATTTGAGGCATGGGTTTTAG